In Paenibacillus durus, the DNA window TGGACCGTCTGAAAAGCCTCCATAAGCTCCCACCGGGGAACTCCCAAATGCTGCAAATATCCCCTCGCCTCTTCCTGCCACAGGTTGAAGGCATTGTCCAGCGGGTAGTTGGCAGCTTTCAGCGTGTTGTAGGCGTCAACCTTGACGTGCTCCGGAAAAGCCCGCAGCTCCGCTGCGGTTCGGGTCGTTTGAAAGCTGAAGTTCGGACTCGGCGCGGGAATGGCGTTCTCCAGAACTTCGCACACCAGATCAATATAAGGCAGCGGTGTTTCTGTATTTTCACAGTTAAGCTTGATATTGCCGATGTCCGGCCTCCGGCCGAAGAGCACGTCTTTTACCGTCTTGCCGGCTGTCTCGGAGTTATGGCTGTCAAGGTAGCGCAAAAGGTCGGCCAGATATGCGGATGGACCGCACACCGATTGGCAGTCGGCGCAATCGCAAAAATCAAGCGAGCCGAACAGGGTCTCCAAATCGGAGCTCCCCGCTAAAGCCGAAGGCAGTTCCTCCGGCGTGAAAGTAAAATCCATGATAGCGCGCGGATTCGTACCGTGCAGCTCCAGGCGATAATCCGCGATTCGCTGCAGGACCTGCGCATATTGATACTCGGCCAAGCCGTAGACGGTAAGCGCTGTACGCTTGTCAACCAGCTGGGTAGCCGTTAGGGCTTCCGCGAATTGTGCTTTGCCGAGCGACATGATTTGAGCCGAGTTGTGGATCTTCAGGTCAAGCAGCGCTTGCCCGGCCATGGCGGTAGGCGCAATCCGGTGTACACGCTGCAGCACCCGGGTTTCCTGAAGAACGTCCGAATCCGTAATGCCCTTTTCCTCGAAAAAAACATTGAGATTCGCTGTGCGAAGTTCAAGATCAGGATGCTGGTCAAGCAGTTTCTGAACTTCAGCCGCATGTGGCAGCGGATTACTCTCGCTGCGGCTAACCGCCGCAGCAAGCGCAACGGCCGGAAACAGCCGCTCGCTCTGACTGGCCAGCGTGGCGGCATAAGTCGAAGCCTGGTTATCCGTGCCGTCTGTATTCGGAGGCACCTGCCCTCCATTCTCGTTAATCAGGTCTTCCCACTGCCCGGTTGTAAGCTTCGCAAGATCCCGGACGGATTGAATCTGCGTGAAATTCGGATCGGCGATCTTCTGCTTCAGCAGATTCAGCATGGGCTTGAAGTTCTTGGTGATATGGCCTACGTTAACGACCGTTTCAAATTCCGCAACGGCCTCTTTCCCGCCGAATTCGACTGCGTTCTCGCTTAAGTGAGACCAGAAATCGGGGCCGAGGCTTTTGAACTTGATAAATGTGTCCGCAACGGCGCCGGAGTGCGGCTTCATCCCCGGCGACGCCTCAAGAAGAGCCTGCAAGCTGCCATTGCCGATCAGAATCGGCTTTTCGAGCGCATAAGTCCGCTTGAGTGCCGCAAGAGCGTCAAGGATGGCCTGCTTTTGCAAGACTACCGCAATTGGCATCAGATTCAGCGTAATGGCGTTCCCGAAAGCCGACGCCTGAAGTTCGCCGTCCATGAACACCAGCCCGCCGCAGGCCGATTCGACAAGCTGGTCAATCAGCTCCCAGTCCTCGGTGCTCTCGATGAGATCGCCGGGCAGGCTGGGAGGCAGGTTCTGTCCGATATAGGCATAGCAGGCTTCAGGACCCAGAACCGGATGCTTGAGCTTGTCGGCGGCGAGATGCGCGAGCACGAGACGCATGATGTCTTCGGCAGCCATTCCGGCCCGCAGCGACGCCTCGCTGATCTGCCGGTTCTGCTCCGTCTGTACGAGCGATTTTACGGCTGTGGGTGCTATGGCCTTGTTCAGCTCGGCCATGCGCGATTCGAACTCGGAAATGCCGCGGTAAGGCTCGTCGCCCTGCGTGAAATTGGCCCAGCAAATCATGGTGGGGTTGACCAGCGTACGGCTGCCAATCTCCTGATTGCCGACGCCCAGCGCTTTGACCTCCAGGGAGAACGACCGCTTGATCTGCTTGGTGGCCGAATCGCGCGGCGGTTCATAGGGGATATCGAAAAATCCGTTTCCAGCCGTCTGACGTTCGGAAAGCAGAGCGCCCGGGCCGCCGATCAGCCTCTCCCACACCTGTATTTTAATTCCGCCCATACCGGCCCAGAGAGGGTCGCGTACCGATCCGCGCACGCGGTAAGCATATTCTTTCTCGCTTGCCAGGGGGTTGACCTGACGCAAATCGCGGTTGAGACTCTCCAAGGTCGGACCTTCGGCATGCCCGGTTACAGGCAGTAACCGGGTACGCTGGTACTCAACCAGGGCTTCCCGGGTCGATTTGCCGAAGGTTTGGCTCTTGAACTCTTGTTCATTGATGCTGTACCCCAGATAAGCCAAAGCTTCCTGCACATCGTTGACGTGGCGGGCCTTCATATTGAGCCTTGCCGTTTTTCGGATCGGCTTCAGCTCCCCCGCACTCCCCGGCTTCATACGCATAATAGGCTGCGGAATGCTGGCCGCAAGCGAAATCAGCCGGTCATAGGTGTCAGGGTCCAGCTCTCCGGTAGAGGGCAGACCATACTTCTGCTGCAAGGCTTTAAGCGCGGCCCGGGTTGAAGCTCCAATATGCCTTCCGCGCAGCTCGCCGTGATCTACCCGCACCTCGCCGAGCTTGGCGGTGTGGAGCGCCCGCAGAAGGGTTCGATGCAGCACAGCCACTTGTCCCTTGGAGCTGAAACGGGCCTTGAGCGCTTCAGCGCGTAATCTGGCTACAACTTCATCCGATACCCGTCCGTCCTGCGCCAGGTTCATGTTGGCCTGGAATCGCTTCAGGACCTGCTCGGTGCTGGGTCCAAATCTCCGGTTCCTAATTTCTTCGGGATCAATCGGCTGCCCCACGCGCTGCAGCAGCTCCTGAAGACGCTGCGTCCGCGTCTTGTTCCCGGCCACAAAGGTATGCGCCAGCTCCGCGTTCAGTTTGGCCACGGTTTCTTTTGTCAATTTCCCGTCCGCAGGAAGGCCGACCCGTTCCTGAACGGTTCGTATCGCTTCCTGTGTGGAGGTTCCCATTTCTTTGCGGGCAAGGTCGCTCGGAGAGATGTCCAGCTTCAGCTTCTGAAGCGCAGACTGCAATTCGCCAATCGACCTGCCGCCGAGCGTATCCGGAGAGATCTTCAACCCTTGTGGGAAGATGATTCTATTCATCGCTTATCCTCCGTTTCTTAAGCCTTGCATTGTTTGGTCCATGCAACCGATTATCTATTGCACTCCCTACCATAGATCGAAGAAACGACCGGCATGAAATATGCCGACTCCGATAGCGGCAATGGCTCCAGCGGCAAGCAGCAGCGGCGCCCCCGCGACTCCCGCCAATATTCCTATCGCTCCGGCCGCGATGGCCAGACCGGCAAGGACCCCTACGCCCCCGGCTACCGCACCCTTCATGTCACCCGCCTGATAAGCTCTGTATCCGCTTACTCCTGATGTAACCGCTATGCCCAAGCCTCCAATAGCTACCCCGACAGTTAATGCGCTAAAGCCTGCAACTGTAGCACCCGCAGTGGTCATTGCGTATATCTCCAGTCCGCCGCCCACCGTTCCAAGCGCGTCCCCAACACCCATGGCTGCGTCGCCCCTCGCGATATCCGCACCTAGCGAAAAGGCCGACAATCCCGTTCCCACCACCGTCAGAACCTTTCCGGCTGTTCCAATCAAGCCGGGCAGTCCCCTCACATACTGAGGATCAAGCGGATTGTTGGGTATTGGCTTGCGCGCGCCTGCCAGCGCCCCATCGACGGCTGTTTCCACTGACTTGGGGGCGTCCGTCGGAGCGATCATGACCGCTTGCGGTCTTTTTCCGGCCATTGTCCCGGTTGGATTGGCGGTGACCGCGTCGCTTGCGGCCCGGGTCGCATCTCTTGTAAACTGCCTGATGTATTTGGCGTCCGTACTGTCCGTAGATTTGATTTGCTGAACCTTGTTCCCGCCCGGCGGTTCAAAGTCAAAGTCCTTCACATTATCCGTCTGCCAGACACGGGGATTATTGGTATACATATTTTGAAGAATGAACCCTCTTCGGCTCCCGCTTAATCCTTCGTTTTTGAATGAATGCTTCCATATAAACAGCTCGGCTTCCGGAGCAGCGAGACTTAGCTCAGTGCCGCCGCTGCCAAGACTTCCCGTCTTCGGCTTATCGGGTGGAGGCGCTTTGCTGTCAGCTTCGCCCGGGGGCGCCTTCCCGGCGCCAGGAGAACTGTTCTGTCCGTTAGTCCCATCGCCTGTACCGGGTATTTTCAACCAACGGCCGACATCCCAGTTATCACCGGCGCGTTTGGCCAATCCTACGCCTTTGCCTGAAGCGTCAGGGCTTACCGCCTTGCCATTATCGTCATAGCCGGTAAAGTCATAGCCGCTGGCTCTAAGCTTGCTTGAGAACTCCTTGGGATCCGTAACTCCCTCCAGACCGAGATCCTTGAGCAAATAATCGGTATGCTGCTCCTCTGTGCCATTGGGATCACGCCACATGACCGGATTATTCGAACAATAGCGATAAAGGTTCAATCCGGCTGCAAATCCGGCAGGGTCGCTGCTTGTCCACCTTCCCAGCCACGGTGCGTAATATCTCGCCCCGAAATAGTACAGGCCCGTCTCCTCATCGCGTTCCTTGCCGCTGAAGCGGTACCGCTTCAGACTCAGGTCATATCCGGGCTTCGCCAGGCGGTACGCCGTGGTCCCGTAGGGATGGTACTCCTCGTAGGAAACGGGATTGCCGTCTTCGTCCGTCTCAAGCACCGCTGAGCCCAGATGATTGGAGTAGAGGTAACGAATTAACGGCAGGTTCAGCGGATTGGCAGGATCGCTGCCGTCCTCGTCCCGGGTCTTGGTATCGGCCCGCGCGATAATCCCGGTGTTGTCGCTAAGATGAACCGTCCAGCGCTCGAAGCGAAGCTCGCCCGTATCTCTCCGCCTGCGCCTGCAGATCAGGACCGCGCCCAGGTAAATCCACTCCAGGTTCAGGTTCCCGCCCCGCTCGATTACTTTGCGGATTCGCTGTCCTCCCAGATCATAGACGTAATGCGCCATGCCGCCGCCGCCCAAATCCGCCTTCTGCAACTGATCGAGGAAATTCCAGCTCAGGCTCACCAAATGCGGCATCTTGGTCATGTTGCCGAAGGCATCATAGTTGTAGTTCCCACTGTATGGACCCGGTTCCGGATCACCCGGCATGCTAGTTGAAACCAGCCTGTTGGTGGAATTGGCCGCATCATTCTCATAGCCATATTTGTAACGGCGTGTCCAGCCGCTGCCAATGCCCGCCTGGGCCGCATAACGATGACGCAGCACCGTAATATTTCCTAAAAGGTCGTACTCATACTCCTCGGTGTATCTGCGCACGGCTTCCGTGTTATTGGAATGAGGCAGATGCGGTACAAAGTCAAGATCGGCATCCGTCCGGATTCCGTCATTGACGCCGCCGGCATGCTCGCGCCCGGCTGCCCGGATCAGCTGATAGGCCGCATCGTACTCGAACAAGCTGTCGGGATGGACGACAGCGTTGTTGAAATAATGCGTTTGCCGGGCCTCATCCTTGATGTGTGTAATATTGCCAACCGGATCATAGCTGTAATGCAGATTTTGCAGCGCCCCGGTATTCGGGTCATCACCGGACCCGAAGGTTACCAGGCCCAGCAGACGGAAGCTTTTGGGATCATAGAAATACCGGCTGCACGCCTCATTTCCGTAAAGCGCATTCAGACGGCGGCCCTTTGCGTCGTAGTCCTGCTCTTTCAGGAACTCGATAAAAGTGCCCTGTCCACCGATCTGCGCCGAAAGCGAAGCCAGAACACTCGCTTCATTGTATACAGGCTTGACGACGGTGCGATCCGGGAGAGTCACCAGAGTCGGGCGATTCAGAGCGTCGTAATCTGCGGAAGCCCGAAAGACCTCACTCGTGTCCAGCGCGGCGTTTGCCGCCGCCTGAATAGCGGTATAATCGGGTTGATTCAACAATATATCCCAATTTAAATTTTGGCTGTAATCGCTGGACAGAATTCGTTCCACCCGCTTGGGATTGCCTTTAAAATCCGCCTCCGCCAGCCGCACCATACCGGCCTGATCGAAAATCTGATGGACCGCCCCCAGCAGGTTCAGCTGTTCACCATCGGGATACCGGTCGCCATATACCATATAGCTGAACAGAATTTCCGACTGTCCTGCTTCCTGTACATAGATGCCGACGGGACGTTGAAGAGAATCGTATTCGGTGCGAAAATGACGGCCCTGCTCATCCCAGGTCCTTACTATTGCGCCCGCCGCATTCTGAAAAATCCAGCGGCGCCCTTTCTCTGCGCTTTCTCCAAAGACGGGAGAACCGGCCATGCTGACAAATCCGCTTGCGGCCTCTCGCCCCAGTTGGTCGAACACTCTGGTGAGACGGCCCGTCAGATCGCTCTCCGAACGGACGGCCGCGGTCCTGCCGCCTCCATAGTCGGTCACCGTATAGAATGGACGGCCCAGGCTGTCGAGGCGGATGATTCCAGGCGTGTTCGCATGCTTGGCCGCAAGCCAGGCGGCGCGCCGCTCGGGATTATTCTGCGGCTCCGGCTCGGCCGCCGGGTCCGGACTCCCCCGCTTGGCATACCATCCGCTGTCTGTGACGGTATCGTTGGCATCGTAAATCTTCTGATGCCATGGATCAAATTCGACCCTGGTATAAGTGCCGTTTGGGTACTCCGTCCGCAGGTTGCGCCCGAGAGGATCGTAATAGAGGATCGGGGTCACACCGATTTCCCGGGGGCCCCGCTCGTCTTCATACTCGTGCGTCGCGCTGAAGTAAGGCTCATACTGCTTGACAGGGTTGCCCTTGTTGTTCAGAATCGTCCGGCCGCTGCCGATCCAGCGCGGATTGGCGTCCACCTCCAAGATGATGCCGCCCGGACTCGCCCGCAGGGCCTTGCCGGGATTGGCCTGCCGCTTGATCATAACCACGCTCCCGTTCCCGTCCGAGTACACGTAGCTTTCCTGCCACCTTGGATTGGCTGGGCCGTGCAGCTCGCGGGCAAGCATGCGGACATAATTAGGCTTGCGGCCTTTCATCCATTGATACAGATCGTATTCCACCCGTATGGTCGGATCGTCCAGCGAATCGCCGTCTCCGCCTCCCTCCTTCCCCATGGCAGCGGATTTGACGACGACTCCCAGAGCGTCCATCTCCACGGCGGCGCGGTTTTTGTTGGGATCGGTCAACATCACCGCACCCAGCACGCGGTAGTCGTTGACTGCGATGCTTTCATTCCAGGCTACCTGTTTGACCTTAACCCGCTCCACGAGCAGATCATACCCATCATAATCGGCGTTCGTCTCCACTCCGAAGAGATCCTTCATTCCGATGGGAATATAGAAATGAGCGGCAGGATCGGTGGGATACAACGCGGTGCCGGATCGAATCCACCAGTTCTCATCCCCATCCAGGTGCACATAACCTGCCTGAATACAATCAGCTTCGCTTACGTTCCCCACGTAGCAGGTTGCAATAGCTCCCGGTGTAAAAGCAAGCCTAAAGCTTTGATGAACCAGCCCGAGCGTGTCCTGACGCCCTGGCGGAAGCGGATTCAAATGATCATCGGCATACACCGTCCGGGTTCTCGACAACAGACGTTTCTGTGGCGCCAAGCCGCTGGCCTGCGCTTCGTAGGGAATCGCGGCAGCTCCGGCAATCCCCATCCTGATCTCCGCTAATCGGAACAATCCGGTAGCGGGGGCCAGGCCCGTTATTTCATAGCTTCTCGACTCAAATGGTGCTCGCAGCCGGTATGCGGAAACAGGGACTGTCCGGTCGATATCGGCGGTATAATCCGTCTCCGCGTAAGCGATATAAAGGCGCTGCTGCCCGGCGGTCACTTCTGCAGGCAGCGCTGGATCAGCGGTGCTGCGGCCATATACGACCGAGCAGGATTTGAGTGAGTTCCCGTATTCATCCGTCTCCAAATTCAGCATGTGGGCGATGCGCGGGTCCTCCGGATTGCGTTCGTAATGTACGGAAAGGGACTCACAGCCGATAGGGAGACATACCGCGTGCCTCTGCTCCCCATGCCGTTGAATCAACCGAATCTCGTAATTGTGTTCCTCCGCGCTGTACGGATGCGGGGCCTGTTCCGATCCATCGAAGCTGTACACCTCCCGCCGCAGCGGGAGCCCTTTCAGCGCCCGCAGGCATTCCTTCCATTCCCGGTCATCCAGCTCCGGCGGCAGCATCGACTCTGGCGTAAACGGCTCGCCCCGGTAATATTCTCCCCGCAGCTGATGAAGAACACGTTCCCGGTCGAAGCAGGCGCCCGTATGATACCATGTGCGCGTCGTAACCGGCGGCTGGTTGATTGCAGCGGCACCGCTTCCCTCGTCTTCCCCCTCTCCCGCCTCATTCCCGGTCCACGATTCGGTATCCAGCCGCTCCACCATGGCAAAGCCGCGGAACTCGCGCTCGTCGCCAT includes these proteins:
- a CDS encoding SpvB/TcaC N-terminal domain-containing protein; this translates as MIDNKPSGANMGGQHTFSVPSISLPKGGGAIRGISEKFAANPVTGAASMAIPLAFSPGRSGFGPQISLQHDSGIGNGPFGFGWTLSIPSISRKTDKGLPRYQDAEESDVFLLSGAEDLVPVLRPDGSRYEESSEGYTIHRYRPRIEGTFARIERWTDRATGQIHWCTYTPDNAAAVYGRTENSQIADPDEPAHVYSWLLCESRDDKGNAALYEYAEENDTNVDFTLANESNRMRTANRYLKRVKYGNRVPLTLQPDLNAAEWLFEAVFDYEEGHFEDLGPINASDHAEEKDHIGEQRLVLASLDSGSEWAARPDPFSFYRAGFEVRTYRRCRRMLMFHRFAELGSEPCLVRSTEFEYADFDYGSAQIVPAESELAHQGSTRAASFLRAVTQSGYIRDESRPVTMRNGAIYVSYIQQSMPPVEFEYSKLDIRQDIRELEPESIEYPPPGFGAAPSRWVDLDREGLPGILTEHGGGWFYKPNLGGGRFGPQEIVAPRPAAADLLHGRQGLLDIEGNGRIGLAVLDGPAPGVYERTGDRNWEPFSPFRRRPNISWDDPNLCFIDLDGDGRADVLITENEAFTWYPSLGKEGFGPARSVRQPSSEEPGPRLVLADGEQSIYLADLSGDGLTDLVRIRNGEICYWPNRGYGRFGAKVVMDGAPRFDLPGQFDQARIRLADLDGSGITDLVYFAREGVRLYFNQSGNRWSIPVQLDDLPLTGEELSSAAAVDLLGNGTACLVWSSSMPGEARRSLRYIDLTGGRKPHLLVRSINNLGGETEVQYAPSTAFYLADKLAGRPWATKLPLPVHVVERVETRDHITGYRFVNRYVYHHGYFDGDEREFRGFAMVERLDTESWTGNEAGEGEDEGSGAAAINQPPVTTRTWYHTGACFDRERVLHQLRGEYYRGEPFTPESMLPPELDDREWKECLRALKGLPLRREVYSFDGSEQAPHPYSAEEHNYEIRLIQRHGEQRHAVCLPIGCESLSVHYERNPEDPRIAHMLNLETDEYGNSLKSCSVVYGRSTADPALPAEVTAGQQRLYIAYAETDYTADIDRTVPVSAYRLRAPFESRSYEITGLAPATGLFRLAEIRMGIAGAAAIPYEAQASGLAPQKRLLSRTRTVYADDHLNPLPPGRQDTLGLVHQSFRLAFTPGAIATCYVGNVSEADCIQAGYVHLDGDENWWIRSGTALYPTDPAAHFYIPIGMKDLFGVETNADYDGYDLLVERVKVKQVAWNESIAVNDYRVLGAVMLTDPNKNRAAVEMDALGVVVKSAAMGKEGGGDGDSLDDPTIRVEYDLYQWMKGRKPNYVRMLARELHGPANPRWQESYVYSDGNGSVVMIKRQANPGKALRASPGGIILEVDANPRWIGSGRTILNNKGNPVKQYEPYFSATHEYEDERGPREIGVTPILYYDPLGRNLRTEYPNGTYTRVEFDPWHQKIYDANDTVTDSGWYAKRGSPDPAAEPEPQNNPERRAAWLAAKHANTPGIIRLDSLGRPFYTVTDYGGGRTAAVRSESDLTGRLTRVFDQLGREAASGFVSMAGSPVFGESAEKGRRWIFQNAAGAIVRTWDEQGRHFRTEYDSLQRPVGIYVQEAGQSEILFSYMVYGDRYPDGEQLNLLGAVHQIFDQAGMVRLAEADFKGNPKRVERILSSDYSQNLNWDILLNQPDYTAIQAAANAALDTSEVFRASADYDALNRPTLVTLPDRTVVKPVYNEASVLASLSAQIGGQGTFIEFLKEQDYDAKGRRLNALYGNEACSRYFYDPKSFRLLGLVTFGSGDDPNTGALQNLHYSYDPVGNITHIKDEARQTHYFNNAVVHPDSLFEYDAAYQLIRAAGREHAGGVNDGIRTDADLDFVPHLPHSNNTEAVRRYTEEYEYDLLGNITVLRHRYAAQAGIGSGWTRRYKYGYENDAANSTNRLVSTSMPGDPEPGPYSGNYNYDAFGNMTKMPHLVSLSWNFLDQLQKADLGGGGMAHYVYDLGGQRIRKVIERGGNLNLEWIYLGAVLICRRRRRDTGELRFERWTVHLSDNTGIIARADTKTRDEDGSDPANPLNLPLIRYLYSNHLGSAVLETDEDGNPVSYEEYHPYGTTAYRLAKPGYDLSLKRYRFSGKERDEETGLYYFGARYYAPWLGRWTSSDPAGFAAGLNLYRYCSNNPVMWRDPNGTEEQHTDYLLKDLGLEGVTDPKEFSSKLRASGYDFTGYDDNGKAVSPDASGKGVGLAKRAGDNWDVGRWLKIPGTGDGTNGQNSSPGAGKAPPGEADSKAPPPDKPKTGSLGSGGTELSLAAPEAELFIWKHSFKNEGLSGSRRGFILQNMYTNNPRVWQTDNVKDFDFEPPGGNKVQQIKSTDSTDAKYIRQFTRDATRAASDAVTANPTGTMAGKRPQAVMIAPTDAPKSVETAVDGALAGARKPIPNNPLDPQYVRGLPGLIGTAGKVLTVVGTGLSAFSLGADIARGDAAMGVGDALGTVGGGLEIYAMTTAGATVAGFSALTVGVAIGGLGIAVTSGVSGYRAYQAGDMKGAVAGGVGVLAGLAIAAGAIGILAGVAGAPLLLAAGAIAAIGVGIFHAGRFFDLW